One window of the Panulirus ornatus isolate Po-2019 chromosome 12, ASM3632096v1, whole genome shotgun sequence genome contains the following:
- the LOC139751834 gene encoding uncharacterized protein: protein MGRKRLERRLIKVVVWCWCVTGVVFGTPQEGGDADGSFGDPETEEVTEVRNDPAEDTGGVPPCPASCFCEEEAGYATCVGDGQWAPPKLPPGLTRVELRGFLVPELGATQLRHLPGLRELQLNQCNLTRLYNDAFASLTDLDRLDLSENRLVVLGPDSFRGLRSLRHLDLSANQLSNLTQPFTHLPTLQHLNLRENTLTSLTQDTFQGLDRVQYVNLDANKILTVEVAAFQHLTSLAHLILSNNPLSSLATLDFFGSRLQYIDVSNIGIGRVPQALTQFVRDLRLAKNSIREIHRGDLDSYPYLGLLVLDDNGLEILEEDALGRHEYLARLWLNGNSLTNIPLSLPPALRALYIEENQIDALRDGDFRVQSNLEQMFLQRNHIATIAPCALCELTSLKTLDLQANRLNNLTGRVFARLSSLETLDLSQNPILTLDADIMTGLTSVRVLQMSRIHSTSVEIPANFFDPLKGLQILEMYGSPQLVARLVNTTRMLHSLRGIRELNIMHNDLTSLRTDFPAFFPKLQVAKLSGNTWDCSRPGKVMWLKRWMTHSPVNFYRSYSVRCTTPESFGYKPIMLLEGSDFTASTMSLPPTTTTPSAAATTYATTAPPAVAVVVASEEEGEVEMGGEGNGTDSWGNVTGTDVPPGATSPPPGTGSRDLARGDRNSSHVGIVPLRPTGGPASTTVSRGAPGDGAATPAASVTPENLRDLVGPDRPTEATTPTTVTSATQASSPRPLVTTQTTTTSHAAQNLSTSTSVKPPTSATSLTPSPPPPPPPPSSTTPTDPPYWVVHNRMPPRNATQSPVPTTGSLSPAAATEPQPLPGERDKEREETKRKKILEKPRKIRVNTPDAAPTSLNTRGRDKSPSLHRPQKMDHNKDLWIYRGDSHHGLSPGQPLPMGLGHGRVSDGAVVGAGIVASCVGVALLVGGYLLARGRSKAGPIWETSTYWRDGSDEDVVMAVGVGTTGTGLMTESEGTVGVVTETHRGLNNRLYLLLQRDSTTGITPDTLPDPRSHSPAPDWH from the exons gcGGGGTACGCTACGTGCGTCGGGGACGGACAGTGGGCGCCGCCAAAACTCCCGCCGGGCCTGACCCGCGTCGAGCTGCGCGGGTTCCTGGTGCCGGAGCTCGGGGCGACGCAGCTGCGCCATCTGCCCGGCCTGCGCGAACTACAGCTCAACCAGTGCAACCTCACCAGGCTTTACAACGACGCCTTCGCCTCCCTGACGGACCTCGACCGGTTGGATCTGTCCGAGAACCGGTTGGTCGTCCTGGGGCCCGACTCCTTCCGTGGCCTCAGGTCGCTGCGACACCTGGACCTCTCCGCCAACCAGCTGTCCAACCTGACGCAGCCGTTCACCCACCTCCCGACGCTGCAACACCTGAACCTGCGGGAGAACACGCTCACCAGCCTCACCCAGGACACCTTCCAGGGCCTGGACAGGGTCCAGTACGTGAACCTGGACGCGAACAAGATCCTGACGGTGGAGGTGGCGGCCTTCCAGCACCTGACCAGCCTGGCGCACCTCATCCTCTCCAACAACCCGCTCTCCTCGCTGGCCACGCTGGATTTCTTCGGCTCTCGCCTCCAGTACATCGACGTCTCGAACATCGGCATCGGGCGAGTGCCCCAGGCCCTGACGCAGTTCGTGCGCGACCTGCGCCTCGCGAAAAATTCCATACGAGAGATCCACCGAGGAGACCTCGACTCGTACCCTTACCTGGGCCTCCTGGTCCTGGACGACAACGGCTTGGAGATCCTGGAGGAGGACGCCCTTGGCCGCCACGAGTACCTGGCTCGCCTCTGGCTGAACGGCAACAGCCTCACGAACatcccgctctccctccctccggcacTTCGAGCCTTGTACATAGAGGAGAACCAGATCGACGCCCTTCGCGACGGCGACTTCAGAGTCCAGTCCAACCTGGAGCAGATGTTCCTCCAGAGAAATCACATCGCCACCATCGCCCCGTGCGCCCTGTGCGAGCTAACGAGCCTCAAGACCCTCGACCTCCAGGCCAACCGGCTGAACAACCTCACGGGTCGGGTGTTCGCTCGGCTGTCGAGTCTAGAGACGCTCGACCTCTCCCAGAACCCGATACTCACGCTCGACGCGGACATCATGACGGGCCTGACGTCGGTCCGGGTCCTGCAGATGTCGCGGATCCACTCGACTTCGGTCGAGATCCCCGCCAACTTCTTCGACCCCCTGAAGGGTCTCCAGATCCTGGAGATGTACGGGTCTCCACAGCTGGTGGCTCGCCTCGTCAACACCACCCGCATGCTACACTCCTTGCGAGGCATTAGGGAGCTAAACATCATGCACAacgacctcacctccctcaggACAGATTTCCCCGCCTTCTTCCCAAAGCTGCAG GTGGCCAAGCTGAGCGGCAACACCTGGGACTGTAGTCGACCAGGGAAGGTCATGTGGCTGAAGAGGTGGATGACTCACTCACCAGTCAACTTCTACAGGTCATACAGCGTCAg GTGCACGACGCCCGAGTCCTTCGGGTACAAGCCGATCATGCTTCTCGAGGGCAGTGACTTCACAGCGTCGACTATGTCCCTCCCTCCTACGACCACGACGCCCTCAGCTGCCGCGACGACCTACGCCACGACAGCGCCCCCGgcagtagcggtggtggtggcgtctgaggaggaaggggaggtggagatgggaggtgaggggaatGGGACAGACTCGTGGGGGAATGTCACGGGGACCGATGTCCCGCCCGGAGCGACGAGTCCTCCACCAGGCACCGGGTCCCGCGACCTGGCCAGAGGGGACAGGAACTCCTCACACGTCGGAATCGTACCTCTCCGTCCCACCGGGGGCCCCGCCTCGACGACTGTCTCCCGGGGTGCTCCAGGGGACGGGGCCGCTACCCCAGCGGCCTCAGTCACCCCGGAGAACTTACGAGACCTGGTCGGTCCGGACAGACCGACGGAGGCCACCACACCGACGACAGTCACCAGTGCGACGCAAGCGTCCAGTCCAAGGCCCCTGGTGACGACCCAGACGACCACGACGTCCCACGCGGCTCAAAACCTCTCTACATCTACGTCCGTAAAGCCTCCGACCTCAGCGACGAGCCTgacgccctctcctcctcctcctcctcctcctccttcttccacgACGCCGACGGACCCACCGTACTGGGTCGTGCACAACAGGATGCCCCCGAGAAACGCCACCCAGAGCCCAGTGCCGACGACGGGGTCCCTCTCCCCGGCGGCCGCCACCGAGCCCCAGCCGCTCCCCGgggagagagataaggagagagaagagaccaAGAGAAAAAAGATCCTCGAGAAGCCCCGGAAGATCCGTGTCAATACCCCGGACGCAGCGCCGACGTCATTAAACACCCGGGGAAGGGACaagtccccctccctccaccgcccACAGAAAATGGATCATAACAAAGACTTGTGGATCTACCGTGGCGACAGCCACCATGGGCTCTCTCCCGGCCAGCCCTTGCCGATGGGCCTGGGTCACGGGAGGGTGAGCGACGGCGCGGTGGTCGGGGCGGGCATCGTGGCCTCCTGCGTGGGCGTGGCGCTCCTGGTGGGGGGCTACTTACTGGCTCGCGGGAGGAGTAAAGCAGGACCGATCTGGGAGACTTCGACCTACTGGCGAGACGGGTCTGACGAGGACGTCGTCATGGCGGTGGGCGTGGGCACGACGGGCACCGGGCTCATGACGGAGTCGGAGGGCACGGTGGGCGTCGTCACGGAGACCCACCGGGGCCTGAACAACCGGCTGTACCTCCTGCTCCAGCGGGATTCGACCACTGGCATCACGCCAGACACGCTCCCAGATCCCCGCTCACACTCCCCCGCGCCAGACTGGCATTGA